From the Labilibaculum sp. DW002 genome, one window contains:
- a CDS encoding formylglycine-generating enzyme family protein translates to MKLKHLFLQLSLLLALFACSKEEDESYHQPEITTSGISIITNTRATCGGNLTSNGHMQITAKGLVWHTSANVSLDVNTGKTVDENKAGKFVSTLLNLKKNTSYYVRAYATNDLGTTYGEEREFTTANGMDMISVQGGNFQMGSNNGDPDEKPIHSVTISSFEIGKYEVMQAQWTAVMDNNPSHFKGDSLPVEQVDWNEIQTFINKLNEQTGLNYRLPTEAEWEFASRGGNLTHSYTYSGSNTLDDVAWYINNSGNKTHKVGSKQANELGIYDMSGNVWEWCSDIYGSYSSNSQTNPQGSSSGSYLDNRGGGWFSGENRCPVSNRSNCYPSSNYDSLGFRLVLSL, encoded by the coding sequence ATGAAACTTAAACACCTCTTTCTACAGCTAAGTCTACTATTGGCACTATTTGCATGTTCCAAAGAAGAAGATGAAAGCTATCACCAACCTGAAATCACCACTTCGGGAATTTCCATAATAACAAATACAAGAGCTACTTGTGGTGGTAATTTAACTAGTAACGGGCATATGCAAATTACAGCAAAAGGCCTTGTTTGGCATACTTCAGCAAATGTTAGTTTAGATGTTAATACTGGGAAAACAGTAGACGAAAATAAAGCCGGTAAATTTGTAAGTACCCTACTCAATTTAAAAAAGAACACAAGCTATTATGTACGCGCATATGCTACAAATGATTTGGGAACAACATATGGCGAAGAAAGAGAGTTTACTACTGCTAATGGAATGGATATGATTAGTGTACAAGGTGGCAACTTCCAAATGGGTAGCAATAATGGGGATCCAGATGAGAAACCGATTCATTCGGTTACTATAAGTAGTTTTGAAATTGGCAAATATGAGGTGATGCAGGCACAATGGACTGCAGTAATGGATAATAATCCATCCCACTTTAAAGGTGACAGCCTGCCCGTAGAACAAGTCGACTGGAACGAAATACAAACATTTATTAACAAGTTAAATGAACAAACCGGCTTAAACTATCGCTTGCCAACCGAAGCTGAATGGGAATTTGCCTCTCGAGGTGGTAATTTAACACATAGCTACACCTATTCGGGCAGCAATACTCTCGATGATGTAGCTTGGTATATCAATAATTCAGGCAATAAAACACACAAGGTAGGAAGCAAACAAGCCAATGAATTGGGCATTTACGATATGAGTGGAAATGTATGGGAGTGGTGTTCTGATATCTACGGCAGCTATAGCAGCAATTCCCAAACAAATCCACAGGGTTCTTCATCAGGATCTTACCTGGATAATCGTGGTGGTGGTTGGTTCAGTGGCGAAAACCGTTGCCCCGTTTCGAATCGTAGCAACTGCTATCCAAGTAGCAATTACGACAGTTTAGGCTTTCGCTTGGTCCTCAGTTTGTAG